taggtacttgtgaacAAAAGTTTTGGTACCCCTCTATCAATGACCAAAAAGCCCATAATGTTCACCAAAATAACTTGAAAGTGAcaagtttcaaataaaaatttacaaCCATGAAAACCAGACATTGCTTTTGAAATGTGGCTCAGCAGAATCATTAAAAAGATCAACTAATGAAACAGACCTGGACGACAATactgatgtacagtacagaccaaaagtttggacacaccttttaattcaatgagttttcctttattttcatgactattgacattgtagattcacactgaaggcatcaaaactatgaataacacatgtggaaatatgcactaaacaaaaaagtgtaaaacaactgaaaataccctttatattctagtttcttcaaagtagcaaccttttgctgtgattactgctttgcacacactctgcattttcttgatgagcttcaagaggtagtcacctgaaatggttttcacttcataggtgagccctgtcaggttaataagtgggatttcttgccttataaatagtcatgaaaataaagaaaacccattgaattagaaaggtgtgtccaaacttttggtctgtactgtacatcctCTAATTAATGTTACCTTATACTTCTATAAAGGCTGAAGTCCTTAAACATCTGcaaaagaaatgctgcagatGTTTTATGAGTGTATTGCTTTATTTAACTACTGTAATCagttattttaactattttaatggGGAATTCTTACATTAGTTTTGACAGAAAGTAACTGGAATAGTCTTTGACAGGAAACTAAAGAGAAGTTCAATTCTTTTCAGAATTTAGCTTCTTAATTTGAAGTTTTGTCTTAGATCAAAAGACACAACTTTTGTCTTACATCAACTTTACATTTATCTAGGGTTTAGCAAAATAGTTGGAGAGCACACATGGTTGTCAGTTTGAAATGTCTCATTTCCTGTCAGTGAGGAAAGCGTTGGTTTCAACATCTCAAAAAGGTGGGGTTATTTTCTGCTCTTAGTTCCTGCTTTTTTCAGTCAACATTATATGTTAAGCCTAACAGGTTAATATTCGAACTATTAATACATCTTGACAACAAACCCGGGTTATCCTTGTAGAGTCACAGGTAAGTAAAAGTTTCTGAACCTAAAGTactttttattgtcttaaaaatTAGGTTCATGTTCAATGGCTGTTTCTAGAGAAGATGTTCAAGATGCAATGTGATcttataaatacagtaaaactcaatttaaatacagtaaaacttAATTTTCATCAAGGTGTTTGCATGAGGATCAGTGATGTTTGAGAGAGTATTGATGACCTACGGTTGACTTGCATTTGCGGGAAGCCATCACTGAGGCCAAATATAACTttggtttaagaaaaaataaggtTGCTTTGTATACAGAGCATGATGTGCTTGAGTTCCAAATCTGTCACAATTCACCTTGGATTACTGGACATATGAAATCCAGCAAACATGTCAACGGATTTAACTTTCAAACCTGCTAAATTACAATGTCAAccaaatgattttaaaatctttaaaacaaaggCTACAAAGATAAGTACAGCTCACATGCAGTGTGAGCtgcttctgtgtttctttttgtaaaacacGGAAGCAGCTTAAAGAATACTGAGTGTTAATTAAATAAGTTTCCCTTCTGCTTCCGTAtgctttgtaatgttttttgtttgttttttttaatttatgcagGTTGTCTCATTGAGATCCAAGATCTCAGAAAGACCTGTTAGCACCATGTATTATATATATTAGtatatggaaaaatgtaatacatttttaaaaatttgtaatttatcatTCTCCTAGGTAATTACTGTAAGATATGAACCTGGGATCAACAATACGAAAAAACTTCTTATGATGTATGAAGCATATCAAGTTACAATTCTTTGTGTTGGTTATTTATGTATGAGAAGTCATTGACAATGAATCTGGGTCTCCGTCTGTTTTAGTGTGAAGCACCAGGGGTTTGTAACAGAAGTTCCGAGGCCAAAATGACCAGCTTTACCTTCATTCTTTTTCTGCCAATGGCAGCAATCAGCACAGTAAAATCTGAGCTGCAAATCAACACCACAGACGTGACAACAGGCAACATGACCCAAAACACCCAGTTGGCAACACGACAGCCATCAACTTTGGAACAGCTGTCAGAGATCCCGTCCgtcaacactacaacaactaCCAGTGTTGATAGGACTGCACCAGAGGACCCAAGAATCTCTACTCCTTCACTGCACACAACTCAGATGACGCTTCCAGGAATACTTTCAGTAAATACTGAGAGAGCATCAACTCTCACCAGTTCATCAAATACACCAACTGTTAAGTCTAACGTTTGGAAATCCATAACAAcgattctgactagtcagacaAGCCAGCGAATCAACAATTCAAAAGCACCCCCGATGCTAAGCAGCATTACACAAAACCGCGGCACACAGAGAATATCAACCTCACAGACCAAGTTAAATGAAGTGACTTCCTCATTTATACCTTCATCCACATTGATGGCCATTCATACGAAAACCACATCTATCAAgcctgaagaaagaaaatctaaaagtacCAAGCGAGTTCCAGGTGTTGACACAACCCAACCCTCCACCTCAGAGACGTCAATCATTGACAAGGCAGAGAAAAAAGGTTCACAAGACAGCAAAGTTGTGGCAGCAATAATAGGTTCAATGCTGTCACTGATGATTGTGGGATTTCTGCTCATATACATCCGCAAACATAGACTTCAGAAGGAGCAGACGACTACTAGCTGGGCAGGTCCTTCGCCACTACTGGATGGGGAAGCTAACAATGGCAATGTGGTATTGGGATCATCCAACCGAATTTCCCTGATCAGTTTTCTGCCTCAAAGACTTTCAAAGACATTCTCTTTACTTCCAGAAACAAATGAGATGACAGATATCACGTCAAGCGCCACATTAGAAGAAAAACACCAAGGAAGCACCTTTGGTCAAACTATCGATGGAAATGATGCACAGGAAAAATAGTTTGCAGCTGCTGTTCTAGAAGAGAACACTGGAAGTGAAACTGAAGAGACAGCTGTAATGTCTGCCACAGAGATCTCTTTAGTGAACCAACAGTTGTCCTCAGACACAGTCGTTCTGGTATTTAGAGTTTTCAGCTTTCACGGAAAAACAAAAGGTGGCCATACATGGTCATAAGGCCTCTTATTAATCTGAAAGCTGTATGCAGTTAGTGTCCTGTCTGAGACTGGATTTTGGGGCACTGTGAACATTTGTATCATGTTTCTTAATCAACATTAATACAGCTATTACCTGGATCATTGTGATCACATCAGCACACAGAAACTAAACctacaaaatcaaaaaatatgGCTATCAGAAATTATctgaatctttttttcttgGGGAATTTATTTGGATAGTACAAAATGCAACTCCGTATGTTTAGATCTATCTTGCACTTTAATGAAAAGCAGAAGGAAGTGTTGTAAGAGGAACACACAGCAAGATACAATGTTGCCGACATGCCACATGCTTGATTTGCTCTCCACACAGTAATACAGAATGCACTGTGAACAAAAGATCTTCAGAACACCATCATGAGACTATATGCTAGGAAATATAAACTCAATAAGCAGGATATCACAAACGAGTTTAGATTTTAGGACCTAGAAAACTAAATATGGAGTTTTTGAATCAGGCATTTCTTCTTTAACCACTTCAAGGATGTTTTATGATAAAGTGCAACACAAATGCTTCTTTGTCAGAGCTCTGTTTAGAGTCAGCTGTGTTATGAAATGTTGAAATGGTTGTTCAATATGATGGATAGGTGGATGCTTTATTTGTCAATGTGGGAAAATgaatgtccatccatccattaaatCTATTATATTACACGCTTAAAAAATTAGTTCAGGCATGTGTTAGTCCACTTGCTTTGATCTATTCAATTCTATGATAAAGAGAAAGATTGATACTTTATAAGGTGGGTTATCTAGAGCacacaaacttattttttaaaaagtgaaacctGATCAAATTTATGGATtgtattcaattcaaaaatggtcaaattatGTACGGAGCAAAACAACGGTTGCcagaaaataataacaaaaaacctCTCCCAAAGAAGAGGTTTAGGGGAGAagaaaattttagaaaacaagattaaattttgtttaatttaattttgtttaaggaaacaAAGCATGGACAAAAATTAGAATAATTTGCAACAGTTCTTTACGCTGTGTaaatttcaatacatttttaaaaacgaCTAGTGCAAATACATATGAATGAAAGCGTTTTAAGTGCAAAATGGGCTTCCATTGGCATGTTGTTGGGTGATTTTAAATGAGTGCATGTGTTATGTATGTATATCGCATtataaagaacagaaaatagtttttggttgttttgaagtTGTACTGCCATCTCACAGGAGTATGTTGATTATGCAGATGCTGTAGACTAGAGTCTAATGAAGtatttgtgtaaataatttctttgaaaGTGTAAAGTGAATATTTGTGACATGGAGATCAAATtgcatgaaaaaatatttatagctTGGGAAGTATTTGGATCCTTTATTCAAGACTGAAATGGACAAGAAACTGGATGAGTTAGTTGGAGCTAAGATTTAATAAACGTTGGTGTTTTCCTATGCCTTTTCAAACCAAGTGTTAAAGTTTAGTTTCTGTATTTGGTTACTATTcctatttttttgtcattatttctctaagttgacatttgtttttaatgttggaaataaaatgacattatcATCGtcatcctttttctttcttcttactgTTGGAATTGTGGTCAAGAACAAAACATCGATTTGTTCTTGACCACATTGTGCCCAAACCACAAAAACCATTTTTGTGGTTTGGGCACAGAAGCTGCAGTAAATTACTCACTCATCTTAAATCTgcttcacagaaaaacaaagagaagaggACAACATTTTTCTTACTTCATACACTGGAGTTTACAGATATATTTTACCGGTACAAAAGTTATTCATTTGCCAGAAACAATCCCTTTAAGATTTGCATATCAGCACATCTTCTGGCAGCTGGAAATGAGTCTGTCAATCTGAATGCAATAAGACTATACTTCTGAGGGGTAATTTCTATAGCACATGTTTTCTGTATAATTAAACTCTTTAGCCTGATATTCTATTCACAGTTTATTTCCCTTATGTTGATTAAATTTAAGAAGCTATAAGAATTGAGGGAACATAACGTCTACTATTACAGTGATGTCAGAACTATAATACACAATACCATAATTGCcgtgtattttctattttttttttacactttgtatACGTACTTAATAGTTATTTTTATACTGCATCAAAAGATGCTGTCAGTCTATCTAAGGGCAATATATCTCTAGGCTATCGTGCCATCATGATCAATGTAGGCTTAtgattgttttttatatttcattggTTTGCAAAACCTCCAGAGAAAAACGCAATTTTAATTGTTCAACCCTAAATTATGCACAGCATAATACTGGTGGGCAACCAGAGGCTGAGCCACTCAGTCAGCAGGAAAgaacagacaggaggaacaaaGGGAATACAGTGGGACAAACCACCTGAGATGTAACTTCAAACTCTGGAaagcaaaaagacaaacaagtcCAGCCCGAGTTCTCTGCTCCAGCATTTACATTTCTTACCTCATTATGCTTGTCCAAATAAAGAGATATAGATCAGTTTAGGACCATAGCAACAGAAAGGGAAGAACTTTTAATTGACAGAGAAAAAGAATAACAGAAATCCAGCTCAACAGGTCTCTgaaattagtttaaaataaataaataaataaaaatcaccctaaagaaaactgaaaatgcagCGTTGTGAAAAAAAGGGTTGCTCCTATCGAGCACACAGATTGTGCTTGCCTCATCAAAGGCCGAGTGGACTGGCTCTTTGCTGCATTTCttctccctctttctttctctccctcacCACCACATATTGCACTGCAACCTGGATCTCCCTGCATAACAGTGAGCCGGGCAGAAGCCGGGACTAACACGTAGCATTTACAAAGACACATCACTACATTCACAGCAGCCCAGAAAAAATGCTTGGCTTTGTCATATTAAAATGCACAAAGGAAGACGAGTGGAGCTTGAGGAGTTAATGACCAGAGATGAGGAGAGATGGTGCTAATACTGAAATTACAAGGTGAGTGATCCTGGCATGATACCAGTAACAGATGACTCATTTTATGCATAGGAACGATGGCTCATGTTGTAAATTGCTGAACCCAGGTTAAAAACTGCaagcagttttttttagcaaatgtcTTGATCTTGAgcagagaaaatgagaaaagtcaTTTCCTGCCTGTCAAAAATGAAACTAAGATAGAATTTCTctctatatatgtatataactATGTAGGAaggatatatataaaaaataatgtgttaGTTTCTGAAATTACttctctaaatatttttgttgcactGCAGTATTTTTAGTGGCTGAGCAGTTTCCCAGAAGCAGAATTTAAAGTGCCACCACATACAAGCGACTTGACTTGTGGTAATCGGCCAAGTCTAACTTTGGTCTTATAGCATATATATAATTATGTCTTAGTTATGAGATGGGGGGAGTGAAATATACTTCCAAAAAGCTGTCAGGCGACAGGATATGATGGCAAAAAGTTATAGTGTACACTTCGTCCAAGACACTCAGGCATAACTCTCAGTTTCATAATGAAGCAGGAGAGAAGGCCAACTAAACAAATcacaattcaaacatttttctaaaatatattgCCCAGCATATTGACATGAGGAAAATGATGAAAGCCATCAATCGTCTTTCCTCTCCCTTCCAATTATGCACTAGCTTGTGCAGGTACTGTATTTAAATCTCAATGCAATACTTCACAGTTTGTGGGAAATTTATATCCCAAACCAAAACTAAGTGATGTATACTAATAAGTGTTAAGAAAAAggacacaaaagaaaaacaaatggataTGCAAAAGGATAGCCCTTtattgaaggacaattttgtttacagaaacttcataattcattttattgttgttgttgttttgattatttcatttggatatttaaaatgtcttccagttccagtgtttaaatgttcattagaatttaaggTTAATTGATCTTTGAGAAAACATTATTGCATTATTTTGCCAATACCATCATATTACTGGAAGATGACATCAAAACAACAGGATCATTGTTCGTCAccataacttctgggacaatttatcatccagcagaATTTGCTACAGTGATCAGCCTATGATTAGCCTcagcaaaggtctgaaaatcagccaacTGCCTTTTGCTCTAATGTGAGTgccaaaaaatttttttatatgaaatatgCATTGCTAActaactgattttttttgttgttgttaattatctgtaagccataatcatcacaACTATAAGAAATAATTTAGTAATATGAACATCAATGTGTCTGGGCAGAGATCAATGATTCCTTGAAGCTGTAGTTTGTGATAAAGTCCCAGATAAAACTCCAATGATGATACAAAATAAACTggtcaaacttttatttattcttgcaGTTATCTACCTGGTAAATGTCCACACAGACAGGAGGAAACAGTGTCAACACTACATGGCGTCTTATTTTTATGTGCAAGTCAAACAGCCTTTTGTGGAGATAAAACACACTGAGCCTTTAACCAGGAAGCAGCtgggcaaaaataaaaaataaaaataaaagctagtTTAATTGTATTTCAAACTTTATGTGAGGTTTTACAATGAGTTTGCAAGAGGAAGTGTGGATGTCTCTATCAACATTTCCTTTGGCTTAGTGCAAGTAAGATATGAGTCAtaataactgtaaaaaaaaatgtgttgctcattttaaagtaaatactAAACCTAACTGTGACTACATGGCAAATATTTCTACCGTAGTCAGGTTTTAAATGTGAATCCAGCAGCAACTACATgaggaaatggatggatgtacagTTAAGAATGTTGGAATAAGCAACAAATCTTCTttttaaggagaaaaagaacCTTAGTGGTCCAGAGTACTATTTTCAGATTAATATAAGttctgcatttcattttgaaatcagAAAGTGTAGAGAGACACGGAATCCACACTAGTAGGATATTTTTTAcctatttgtttaaatttccaCTATGTCCTGATTGTAGAatatgaggcagataatctgcAAAAAGGTGAAGATTGCCAGTGTGCTGCAGTTGTGCTAACGGCAGAGAATCAACCAAACATTACTACAGGAAAACTGTTAATTCCTCAAGTTTTGAGGGGGAGGAATCATGCAGAGAGGTTTTACTtcgtactgcagctttaagtccAGTGTAAAGTTcccacagtcagtgatggtttggggcGCCATGTTGGCtctggtccactgtgttttctaaCATCCAAAGTCAAAGCAGCCATCTACCAGGAATTTCTAGAGCACTACATACTTCCCTCTGCTGACAAGCTGCTGATTTTGTTTCCCAGCAGGACTTGGTACCAGCCCACACTGCCAAAGGTACCAAGAGCTGGTTCAGTGACCTTGGTGTTCCTGTTTTTGATTGGCCAGCAGACATCCCTGACCTTTAGCACCATAGAGATgctatgaggtgttgtttaggAGAAGATAAGAGACATTTGACCCAACAATGCAGATGACCTGAAGGTTGCTATCAGAGCAACCTGTCCTTTgacctcagcagaaccacaggtTGATCCACTGCATGGCGGGCAGCATTGTTGCAGGGATTCATGCACAGAGCCCAAAGCAAGTGTACAGGGCATTTAAATGAACATACTTTCAGAACCCTAACCTTTCTGTTTCAAatgttctcttttatttaccGTATgtagtatttacattttttaggaGACTAAATCTTGAGTTTTCAAttatctgtaagccataatcatcacaACTATAAGAAATAATatcctgaaatatttcactcaaTGTGTGCTGAATCTATATGAGTACAGTAGGTacaaaaagtattcagac
Above is a window of Xiphophorus hellerii strain 12219 chromosome 18, Xiphophorus_hellerii-4.1, whole genome shotgun sequence DNA encoding:
- the LOC116708175 gene encoding chitinase 3, translating into MTSFTFILFLPMAAISTVKSELQINTTDVTTGNMTQNTQLATRQPSTLEQLSEIPSVNTTTTTSVDRTAPEDPRISTPSLHTTQMTLPGILSVNTERASTLTSSSNTPTVKSNVWKSITTILTSQTSQRINNSKAPPMLSSITQNRGTQRISTSQTKLNEVTSSFIPSSTLMAIHTKTTSIKPEERKSKSTKRVPGVDTTQPSTSETSIIDKAEKKGSQDSKVVAAIIGSMLSLMIVGFLLIYIRKHRLQKEQTTTSWAGPSPLLDGEANNGNVVLGSSNRISLISFLPQRLSKTFSLLPETNEMTDITSSATLEEKHQGSTFGQTIDGNDAQEK